DNA sequence from the Brachybacterium sp. P6-10-X1 genome:
CGCAGGGGACGGCCCCCGGGGTGGACGGGCCCCGGTGCAGGTGGCCCCGGTGCTGAGGACCGTGCACGGGGAGCGGTCCGTGCCGGATAAGCTCGTCCCATGCAGGGGAGCGAGGAGGACCGGGCCGCTGGAGCGGGCACCGTGGCGGCCCTCGGCGGGGACAGCGCGCGCGCCGTCTACCGCGACCTGCTCCGCTTCGGCCCCCGTTCCCGCAGCGAGCTCACCTCGCGGCTGGGCCTGTCGGCCCCGACGGTCACCCGGGTCACCCGCGACCTGCTGGACGCCGGCCGCCTCCATCAGCTCGGAGCCGTGGTGCGCGCCAAGGGCCGCCCGCACGAACCGCTGGACATCGAGGAGAACCTCGGGCCGCGGTTCATCGGCGTGAAGGTGACGGCCGACGAGATCCACGCCGTGGTCACCACGGTGCGCGGCAACGTCCTCGAGGAGCTGGTGCTGCCCGTCCAGGACACCGCGCCGGAGGCCGTCATCGAGGCCGTCCTCGCGCCCGTCCAGGCGCTCGCCGCGGCGCATCCGCACCTGGCCGGGGTGGGCGTGAGCCTCGGCGGGCCGGTCGGCGACCGGCGCCGGGTGCTCTCCTCGTACCTGCTGGGGTGGGAGCAGGAGTTCGACGTCGCCACCGCCCTCGAGACGCGCCTGCTGCTGCCCGTGGTGGTGGAGAACGACCTGGTCGCCATGGTCAACGGCCTGCACTGGTTCGGGATCGGACGGTCCTACCGCTCCTTCGCCGTGCTCACGGTCGGTGCCGGCATCGGGACCGGAACCGTGATCGACGGCCGCTTGATCGAGGGCCGGCACCACGTCGCCGGCCTGACCGGTCGCCTCCCCATCGGCCGACGGGCGGACGGAACGCCGCTGCCCGTACGGGAGGTGGCCAGCACGGACTCGATCCTGCGCCGCGCCCACGCCTCCTCGATGCTCGCGGCGGACCAGGGCATGGACGAGCTGCGGCGCCTGCTCGCCGACCAGGACCCGGACGCGCTCGAGGTGGCCCGGGAGCTCGCTCAGGCCCTCGCCGCCGCGGCGGCCGGACTGGTCGCGACCGTGGACCCCGACGCGATCGTGCTCGGCGGGGAGAACGTCGACCTGGTGCGGGCCGTCGGCCCCCTCTTCGAGGACACCCTGCGCGGCGCGATCTCCGAGGCCCAGCAGGGCCTCGTCGTGCGCGTGCTCAGCGGGGACTTCGACGAGTGGGCGCGCGGCGCCGCCGTCATCGCGATCCAGGAATTCGTCGGGGTCGAATCCTAGGAGACGACCACCTCTCGGACCTGACCCCGACCCCGACCCGCACGACGCTGCGCCGCCGAACCGTCACTCGAACAGGGCGTTGACCCGTTCGTTGTACGCGGCGAAGTCCGCCCCGTCGATCTGCCGCATCCAGCACTGGTCGAAGGCGCTCTGCATGATCGTCATGATCGAGGCGGAGTTCTCCACCAGCGGATACAGCCCGGTCTCGCCGTTCGCCACCCGATCCGTGAAAGGCGTGACGTCCAGGCCTTCGGCGGCGTAGGCATCGATCGCCGCCTGGGTCCCCACGTCGGTCGCGGGGAAGAACGGGGCGCGCTCGCCGATCAGCTGCT
Encoded proteins:
- a CDS encoding ROK family transcriptional regulator; amino-acid sequence: MQGSEEDRAAGAGTVAALGGDSARAVYRDLLRFGPRSRSELTSRLGLSAPTVTRVTRDLLDAGRLHQLGAVVRAKGRPHEPLDIEENLGPRFIGVKVTADEIHAVVTTVRGNVLEELVLPVQDTAPEAVIEAVLAPVQALAAAHPHLAGVGVSLGGPVGDRRRVLSSYLLGWEQEFDVATALETRLLLPVVVENDLVAMVNGLHWFGIGRSYRSFAVLTVGAGIGTGTVIDGRLIEGRHHVAGLTGRLPIGRRADGTPLPVREVASTDSILRRAHASSMLAADQGMDELRRLLADQDPDALEVARELAQALAAAAAGLVATVDPDAIVLGGENVDLVRAVGPLFEDTLRGAISEAQQGLVVRVLSGDFDEWARGAAVIAIQEFVGVES